The Anas acuta chromosome 14, bAnaAcu1.1, whole genome shotgun sequence DNA window aaaaaaggcaaataatatATAAAGCTTATCCGCAGCTTGAAaggatttaaaacatttatatatcTAATACATTAGAAACATAAATGCAGACACGCTTACTTCTACTTGTAACTGATTTAGCTTTTTTCGCAGTTCAGTTGTGTCTTCTCCAGAAGAAAGTCTTTTATGGAAGTCCAGTTCTGCATCTAGAAGTTCCTTTTGTgcctttaagaaaaatgtatagAAAGAGAAAGTGCATGGGAAAAGCAGAACACAAATGtctgcttttaatatttaattccaCTTTAgcaataaatttatataaaagatAAAGGTGAACCAGCACACAACTTCCATATTTTCCTCTAaattcagttgtttgttttacttgccTCCATGTGCTTCTCCCCACCTTTTGGAGGGACCCAGAATTCTATACTTCAGAACAGGAACAAGCTCGAGTAGGTTATATGCAAACTGGGTCACCCAAGGTACTTAAAACTACTGCTTGGTTCTCCAAGCAGTAGTTTTGAGCTATCGCTCAAATTCAAAATACTGGTGGGAAGTACACTGATCTAACAGCATTGTGTTTTTAGGACACATCATTAGAAACAGTTATAGGAGATTGATGACCAAGTGTCTTGTACAATAAATACCTCTGTCTTGGACTTTAATTTTGATGGTGTAGAGGTTGCAGATGAAGTTTTTAACTCATCCTTTAATTGAGATATTTTTCCTGCTAGCTCTTTTAAGGTCTTCATTATTTCTGCTCTCTCTTCTGGTTTCATAGccttatttttctccagcttgGATATCAACATCTATGTATTAATAAAAGAGCAGGAATATAAAACTTCAGCAAGAACAGCACTGAACAGATGcctaaaaaatcaaaacacatgTACTGGAAGCCATTCCAAACTTACCTTCTGACattctatttgtttttctaacatctcttgcttctttttcctcatgTCTTGTTGGAGTTTCATTGCCTCCTGTGAGAAGAAAACTCTTTGAATCAGAAAAAGCAGTCTAGCATTGTACGTACTTGTAtgtcatattttcttcttcaagatATGTAAGCAAGAGCCATAATAAAAACTACTAGTCTGTGAACTACACTAGTATTAAATGTATCTGATCTGGAAAGTAACAATTAAAACTTGCCCACTTCCTGCTCTGAggtaatttattatttttttcttttccttccaacaCCCCTTGAATATCCTGTGCTGTTGTTTAAGTTTTCACATCTACAGAGATTAAAACCAGAGAAATATCAACAACCCCTTATCGCTcgctctttaaaaacaaaaacgcCAATCCTCAACCTGCATCTGCAAAAGTGAATCATAAAAGCTACACTGATCATGTGTAGAAAGCTACATAGCAGTATTTGAGGTTTCATGTGTCTTTcagtcctttctttttaaagtactttGACCACTACACTGTCGTCAACATATAGCAGagcacctgtttttttttaagagcttctTGCACATCATGAGGTTTAGACCCTGCACCAGGCTTCATAGGTGTCTTTAAATTTGAAGTACTGTAAACCGTTTTTGAGTGGCTTGTAGAAGTAGGAAACGTCTGAAAttgtaaaaatacacacacacaaacagaaatatgtAATAGGTTAAAATGAATGTGATATACCACCATCATATAGTTTAAAGGGAGATATTCTATAAAACAAACCCAAGCTTCCAGATTTATGCAACGattcataaattaaaatatacgCATAACGTCATTAATCTAATGGTCAACTTGCTTGGAAGCAATCATGTTACACacttttgcagaaaatgttttaacaagataatttatttcagtcattATCCAAAATTGCCTTTGTATCCCAATATCCACTAGGAACACTGCTGAAGCCGATCTTTTGTAACTGCACTATATTCAGCTTGGTAACACAAACTAACATCACGCTTACAGATCAAacacttaaaagaaataagGCAGTAACAGTCACCATACCTCACTGGGAAAAGCAATCAGATTTATCAACAAAAAGCTGACGTCCCATGTAGGCTGTCAAATTTGTTTAATAGGAAACACTGCCAAAAATATTTGATGATACTTAAAATAGTGGtactttgtttctgaaataattctCCCTAGTATATATAAGCAGCTAATGAAACTAAGAAGTGACTGACCACATTGTATAGAACTTCAGTGATAAAGAAATCTACTAGGAACAGAATTTTCAAGTTCTATTTGCTAGGTCCCTTTTTCAGCTAATGGGTAAAAGCTTTAAGCGAGTATGAAGATGGTCAGCTTTCAGAAACATACCTGAGAATCCTCTCCTACAGCCCCAGCCTGACTTATATCAGACTGACTTCCACCTGCTGCTCCAAGGCGACGTTTAACTGGGACTTTATTAAGGACATAGGCACCAGAGGCCAGAGGTTTACTCATTGCCTGTGTATcaacagatattaaaaaaattaaatgagaaagctttaaaaatgcagagtaCAGAGCCTAACAGCTGTCACTTAAGAACACTGATAACCTTCAGCATATCGAAGGTGTGTTTATGAAAGCATACCTTTGACATATTGCTATGCATCGTTACGGCTGGAGGCGTGGTCAGGGcttgctgctgaaggtgaagctgGTGATGAAGAGACTGTGAGGgtgactgctgctgtgcttgctgcagCAATGGGGGATTCTGTTCACTTTCTCTGTGCCACAACACCCTTATAAACCGATTGTTTAAAACTGCCTCTGTGCTTGAAATTGCCTTCCTGGCCTCATCATTAGTTACGTACTGAATTAGTGCAGCTTCAGGATCATTCTGAAAAGCAACCTAAAACAAAAGgtcataaaaatacattaattctcaagaaagaaaacatctcaACCAGTAGCAAACCAACCTATAAATAATCTGCAGGAACAAGTGGAATATCTAAGGATATTAATAGCTCAAAAATGAAGGTAactattttatataattaaagCCAAGTACATTTTGGAAAACACACATAATTACAGCAAAGACTATATGCcgtaaaataaaatcaaataaataataaaagagacTTCTCCACCAAATATCACTGGATAATCAAAGCACAGTAAAACACTATTGGGATATGACTGATGAGGCTGATACAAAGCCCAAAGCTTTTTATTCTactcttctgaaataaaaacattgtcCAAGGATACGTAGTGCAAAGATTCACcatatttccaaagaaacatTATCCAGCAATcatgaaaaagacaaattttccCTAAAAATTAATCatcacagaaatacaaacataCTTCGTAGTACGATATGGTTGAGgtaatgtgttttaaatgcatCATTTAATTACCATCTTCTGGGCTAGTCTAAAACCGTCAACTCAAGAAATAGGGAGGCCTCCCAGGTATGTCTTTATTCAGACCTCTAAGCAAGGACTCTGGAGGCCATTGTTTTGcgtaaacaaaacaaaaggaaattaagtagTACTTTAACAATGCAACTACCTGCATATTGCTTATACAGTGCTTTTCCACTTCTTATAATGCAAGAAACACCACTGAATTTGAGCCAATTCTAGGATGCAAAATGATAATAAACTGATGCATAAAGACTCTCCTGTAGCATCATTGCCCAAATCCTAAGAAATAATGCAGGACTTCtatacaaaacagaatttgctGGCAGATCTCTCTCAAAATTTATGCTCAAGTTGCTCAAAAGCCTGATAGATACTGTTAAATTTGCAAGACTTTCAAATGTTATAAGACCTCATGAAGGCAGAGGACcaagaaaaggcttttttgaATTTGATTACTTACTTTTGTTAGTCTCCACTAAGATTTCTCAGAAACAAAGTATGGCTACTGTATTCAAGAAGGCTCCAGGTGAAATAAAATACccacatgcagaaataaaatcgTACTTTGTTTTTTACCTGAATGTTTACAATAGTTCCAAATTTACTGAAGTGTTCGTTGAGCTGTGTAATATTGTTCATTTCTGGTGGAATTTTTCGAACTTCTAATTTTGTATTAGTATACTGattctttttcaaaaatccTGGCTTATTCTGGTTGTTATTTGCTTGCCTAGAGAAAACGAGAACAAGATATTTGTTCAGAAAGACATAAATGCACCGAAGTAGGGCAGCCATTGTTAATACacatttaacttttattttctcattagaAGTAGACTAGAGAGTAACAACAACCGAACTACCCTACCCCCTAGTAGTTAGTCTCCGATTATTATTTGGACATAGATTTTCTGACTCAGCCCACTCAAGTTACAGGGACTAACGAATCGCTCTATTTACAGCACCGATAACATTAAAGTGCATTCCAGTTAGTCAACTGCAGTCATTAATTCTTACTTTCCCAACCATGGTTTCTTCAGCGGTGGACATTCCATGCTACTTGGAGATCGTTTTCTGCTGTCTGGTTCAAGCACAACTCTAGTTACATTGCTGCTATTATTCGTAATGGGAATGGGAGGTTCAGTCTGGATGATAATATTGGcagctggaggaaaggaaaggaatggaaaagatGTATTGTTTATCATACATGTATGGAAACATTGACAGAGCTTGCATTTAAACAACAAGATTGAGATGATTTTAAAAACCTAAGAAATAAGACTACGTTCTGTTTATAAAGTTACTTCAGAGATTGCTTGCTAGCCTAACAAATCAATCTGAGTAAAACAAGCATTTAGTCCTGCAAGCAGAGATGGGATTTTTGACCTTCAAGATTAATATCAGttggaagaaacaaaaacaaaacttaattttGCAGGTACTGAAGCTTTAGGTTCTGCAGACCACCagcaccacaaaacaaaacaacccactACATTCTGAGATTTTGGGTTAGAGTTCTGGAATGTGGCATGGGCTTAATAAACAACCAACTTTCCCTGAATTAACCTTTGATAGTGAAAGGCAACCAAGAACCCATTCCTCCCACTGCTATCCCCTCGCCACCCCTCCATCCAGTTTTCAGCAACAGCAACTGTCAATTGAGCACAGCTACAGCATGAAATTATACTCTCAGAAAtgttaaatttattatttgaagCAAATTCTACAAACACAAATCCAAAGCACTAGATCATAATTTGCCAAGTATTTATTACATCCATTTGAAAATTACGCTATTGCTGTTGGCTTCTTATGTATGCCAAATATTCAACTCCTAAAAAGAAGTCTGAGTTGTAAATCaattttctgtggtttttatATATGCCAGAGCTCTGCTGATTACACTCGTAAGAAAAAACAAGACTAGGCTTTTTCAGGCATACAGTTTCAGTCTTACATTGGAGGATGATTTTAGAGTAAACCTTTCAGGTACTTGACAAAGGCAGCAAAACAAGCGGCCTGAGGCACCATAACCAAACACAGACCCATTCCTTACAACTGGAATGGGTTCTTAGAGAGACCAGCAATAAAGCCCCAACCCTGCCTTTATGACATTTATTAAgatgaaaacagcaacaacaatttctacaataacatttaaaaatattctttatagGATGAGTCATGGGAAAGGAATACTGGGAAAAACCCCTTTCTAATCCACTAAGAAGCACTGAAGTGTAACAATAAACACTGGAATTTACCAACTTTTCCCTTACAGATCATGGGGGgaaagcaggaaggagaaagaaagctaTGCTAGCAGAACAAAAATTTCTTTGAAGAGCCTGGACTTCTTCTCTATCCTAAAAGAGACTTTGTACACGCCACGCTACATCCACATTCATCCAACTTATGATTCAGAATTACTTAAATGTAGACTGGGATttctacaggctgggagaattAGAATTCTACCTgcaacaattattttaatatagcaTCTGGCTGACAAAGTCAGACCATCAAGTACAAAAACATGATAGCTCCCCTCGCAACTACTATTGAACCAGACGAGACAAGTATTGTGGATCATCACATCTGTGCCCCAGCTCTTAAACATGCCCTTGGCAAATCTGAAGTTTCTTCAAAACATACTGTTTAAAGTCATCTTGCTGTATCATTGTTCCTTCTAGAAGCAACAGCACTCAAAAAGTACCTTTGTAGGctaaagacaaataaaaacccaaccaaccaaaaaacaccaaaacaaaccaaccttGTAACATTTCCAAGCCAGTGgttatttttaatcagtaaGTCTGCTGTTACTTCAATATGGTCGtattagcatttttaaaaaaagttgaGATGTCTGAAAATTGCTCTGAAATACTAgatcagtgagaaaaaaaatatgctgcttttagcctgaaaaaggggaaaataagtGTTGACGTTCTCGGACAAAAATAGCAACAGCAATGACTAGAAACCCTTCCTACCTCTTGGATTTGTATCCATCTCCCCAGATGTTAGGCCAATTAGATTTGGACGCTGCGTTTGTGCTCTTGTAAAGAACTGTCGATATTGAGATCTACCAGCACTGGTAATACTAGGAGCTTCAGGGTTATAGCCATCTGGCTCATATGTATCTataaaaaaaggagagaaatgaaagaatttttcAAATGCGTTTAAGACTCAGGGttaattttcctttaaggaAACGCATGGATGTCCAAGAATCAGAAGTTGTTTTGGACgaagagaagagagaacagAGGTTGTAGAGCCAATGTGTGTAGCTATTTAAAGCCCTCATCTCAACTTACGCCTAAGTTTATTTGGGCATATTCCCCTTCAACGACTGCTACTGTTTGTACGAAGTGCATAGATCACAACTATCGAGTACTGATGATGAAGTGCCTGAAAAAGAAGTGAGGTTCCTGTATCATATCCTTCACAGTCTGACAGTGTTTCACGGGgagcaacaaaatatttagtttgAGCATTTATTCTTACATCTTATCCTGAGATGTAAAGAGATTTTGAGTCTTTGTTGCACTAACAGATTATGTTACTTCAGGGAAGGATTTTTGGAGAAGAATGGGCTTAAACGATTCCAATCAAAGCAAGCTGAGAAATCAGGAGATTTGACTAATACTTACCTATTAAATTATCTTAATTTATGTGAGATTAGCTGCCTACCTTCATTAAAGTATTAACGATTACTTAACTACAAGAGACAACTGTGAGAACACAAGATGACAGAATTGACTCATGTTGTTCCTCTAGTCCAAGGTACATCAAAGATGATGTATTTTTCCaacaataaaatggaaaagctaTACAAGACCTTGAATGAATAAAACCCATGAAAAGCCTCCATAGGAGCACAGCACATCCTGAAACAGAAACAGGTGCCAATACAGGGGGATCCAAAAGACCTGAAGCACTCTACATGTCAGCTCCTTGTTCTAAAATGACAACGAAGACTTGACAATTTAAAACAGATGCCTCAAAACTTCAACGCTGATGTTTTGTCATGCAGTGCTGAATCTGCACTCAGGAGTTTCAGACTCTGCCAAGAACTTTCATTAAACTTGTGTGAGCTGAACTACAAGTTTCTCTTCCAAGATTCTTCGTGCAATTGCAAGAGCAGTTCATCAGCAGTTTAACCATAACAGTCCAAGAACAGGACGTGAGAATCAATGTCCACACAGGTTTTGGAGAagagaattacagaattacatAGTGCAATTGAAGTCAAAGATGCCCCATGAGTTACAACACATAGAATCACTCCTTAGAAGAAGCTCTGAAGCTGAAAGAATCTGATGGTAGCATGGCCTGACAGCACTTGGAGACAACTGAACAGAGATCCTAACAAGATATTTGAGTGACTGATGTTCTAAAAAGCATGGAAGTCATGAGGGAAATGACATGGACCATAAACTGGAGCTCTCATTTGAATAAAATCTAgaatatttatgttaaaaagaacaataaacattataattacttattattattcattgtattatttataatattccAGAAAGCTATAttagaaaacacagattttaatcACCTTATTTTGCTCacataaaacatgaaaatgtcaTTACCATTTTCATTATCaaagaaatatacattttatttgatttaaacTGAATGATTTGGGGTTCTCCAGTTATTTTGTTATtcctttcatgaaaaaaataaaaaagtgctcTGTAAGGAAGATGTCATGTCCATTgaaagcagtctttttttttatttcttaagttAGAAGGCCAGGATTAAGtcaattttgaaacaaaaacaacaacagaaataaaatactaatgCATATGAAGAACCTAAAGAAAATTTTGGTACACAGATGAGAGAAAAAAGTCTCTCATATGAAGTAGTAGCCAAAATTGGGTAGGAATAAAGACCAAGTTAAACAGTAATTACAGGTTTGCAGATGCATCTTTTCTCTACTGATGTTCTACTAAACAGCTAGAagatgaacacatttttttcttatcctactgttttattattttgaaaatatgaaaccGAAAAGAAGCCCCTGACAAATGATCTTTTCTCAGACAGTGACAGAACACTACTGCTATCTCACACAGTAACAGCAGATGATGCACTGACCACAAGGAAAGCCATCAGACTTCTTTTTAGATTTGTATTCACTGGAGGAAGATAAAGGTAATCACTTCTAATTACACAAGCAGAGGAACTTTTAAATTTACATGCcaagcagattttaaaaaagaaatttgcttACGTTCTGATACTGTGTACAGTAGGTTCTGGGGTAACGGAGGAGGTAGCCTTGCTCCTACAGAGGCAAGACTGGGCACGGCACTTGTCCCAGGCTGGTCACGATTATTTATCAAACTTGACTGTGTTAAAGGTGGTCCTACAACGacatcatagaatcactaaGACTCCACAGATAAAATGTACAAACAATTCTGTGCGATTTGTTTATTCCTTGTAAATAATCACAATGCGTGAGAAGTCCCACTCTGTTAAGTTACTCTGATTCCAACACTTTCTCTTTCCCAGAAAGAAGAgtaaggaggggaaggggaaaaaaaaaaaaaaaaaaaaaagacttttcttccCCAGAGCTTTATTACTGTTAGAGCTTGCATTAACAAAAGCAGCtcctccctcagctctgccaTGGAGAATCAAGGCTTGATGCAGAGCAAGACATACCAGCAACATTTAGATTACAGTTCTAGAACAAAAAACTACAGTGTGAAAGGAATTAACAGGCAAGGAATCTGActaatttttgctttgtttgtacCATATACAATACACATACTTCAATTTACTATGTAGCCAAAGAGGGGCAGTGAATTAATCCTATGCAAAGTACTAAAACACAACTACAATCAGAGAACTCTGAACAGAAGCAAGCCAACTCAGTACCCTCTAAAAGGCTCAGGCAAAGTTTTGAGTAAATTATCCTGGTAAGTAGAAAAGCTTGCCTTAGATAAGGTAAATATGGTATTTCCTACCTTTGCCATTTTAAGCTTTTGCTCCTAGGGTTTGTGAAAATAAGTAATCCAAGGAAACAAAGGCAGGAATAAGACTAAGTGTGTATGAACAGATATAATCTACAGGTGCCTTTCATGTAATTGTAGCCAGGCACAGTTTCACCAGGAGCACCActgttttggaaataaaactaGCACAAACAACAACTATATTCCCTAAGATTAATTTCATAAATGATCCTTCTACTACcactgtaaaatgttttctagtTTTTCACCAATTGCCTCGTGTTAACCCTATATGGAAACTATTTCTTATCCCATAACTGCTGCTACTTGTTACAACTATGACAGCACGTACTGTGTAACTGGAGTCAAGAGTACTGAAACAGAGTAATCATATATCCAATATACTaagatttttcttcacagaatttaCAATATGCAACGAGGTAAGAAAAAAGGTTGAACAGACTCAGATCGCTGTTGAGCTAAAACAGATCTCAGCTGCTAAGAACAACACATAGTATAGTACAAACACAGATGTATTAGAACTTTCAATAGATTAGACCTCAaatttttttcattaggaaaaaaattcctttccagAAAGAGCCATCATTTTAACTTTGTGACatacagtaaaacagaaaaatgtttaacttACTTGGTACAGGAAGCACAACAGGAGGTGGTGCCTGCGGATGAGCTTGTGGTACTGGCATCCTCATATTGCGAGCTGGACCTGGCATTGGAGGCAAAAGCAtaccaggaggaggaggaagtccaggaggtggtggaggaaaAGGAATCATACTTGGCAAGGAAACTTCATCTACTACTAAAGGATCGTTTCCATGATCAAACTGGCAAAGATCACCAAGTACACAAAATCCTCTCtctgcaaaacaagaaaattaattatcttcttaaaggaaaaaaaaaatagttgtcaACAATTAACGTCATCTCAGTTTTTGCTGGAATTTCTTactaaagaaaacatacaatCAATGACTTAACATTATCAGATGAGGTTTCAGAATAATTCAAATTATAGTAATCTTCCATAAAAGCATACAgacatatgtatgtatgcacaATAAAAGCcgtggaaaaacaaagcacgAATACGTACGTTTTACATTAAACACATGTAGTGAAATCTTTTTCAGAACTGCCAGTCATTAAGTTATTTGCCAAGGCAAATCTGTAGCATTGTGAACAAAATCCTTATGTTCTGTCCAGCAGCTGTCACATTACAAATGAACTGCTTTCAGCAAGATAAGTTCCTTTCCCGGTAAAATATTGGGCATTCATGCATTTTTACATATAAAGGTACACCACAATCTACTGCATTTTGACTTGCTACACTTAACTTGAATACCTAAAATAAGTTACAGAATTATTGAAACGAGGTAGGAAACCGAAGACTAGAAAACAGTTTACCATCATAATCTCGACATCTTCTTTTAGGTGGAGGGTTTCTGCCAAATGAACTGGGATTGCTATGATTGTTATAATAATTTGACCAGCTCTCTGTTGTGTTTTCCAGATGGTGCGCAGGTGCAATTACAGTAACAGCACTGGGAATAGATTGTGCAGAAGAATACTGTTCAGTAGAGTTACTTTGAGACACAGAAACTGGATTATATGAGCCTTCAACATCATTTCTTTCACTCTTGAATTTTGATCTCTCACGGTGCTCtgcttagaaaacaaaacaaaaacaacaacaaaaacacaaattagGTACATCTTCATACTTTGTTCTGTGCATCAGATACCTGAAAAAAGATACTACACAACAGCATAGACATTTACTTAAATATTCAGTGTTCTGCACATGAAATTGTTCTTAAAGCAGATTAGTCTTACCAATGGAAGACAAACTAAATATAATGCAAACAGGGTTTTAACTTCAGAAATtagatattttctttgcaaaatgaaCATTCTTTCATCTACTCCTTATCCCTTCTTGGATTACAGCTTTCTTTTGAAgtaaaaagggggagaaaagcaACAAACCAATAACTAAAGTGGTCTCAACACACACTGAAGCGTGTGGTAATCTGTGCCTCTTAGTTTTCCAACAGTTCTGAATTAGCCCTAAAAGTACAACGTGTGGTAACCACCttgaattagaaagaaaacttcTCTAAAATATACAATAACAAAGTGAAAGAGATTTATACTACTTAGCAAAAACATAGCACGTCTTTGAAAAATCAACAGCTTTGTTAACACATACAGCACATAAATATCAACTACTGATATACACCTGTGGATAAATTAAGAGGTTAGTGAGTAACACAATTCCCTTAATTATTCTACTCTGAAGAACAGCATCTTAATGATTCCAGCAACACGAATTTCTCAAAATTTGCTCAGACTGCTCAAGGACATCTACAGCCTGCTAGACTGTACAGTATGTAGGAGTCACCACACGTCACTGACATTAGATCTTCTCCTAAAGCAACACCTTGAGTACTCACCAACATTTCTGCTTGAATCGCGGTCTTTGCTTCTACCCCTACTGCGGCTACGACTTCGGCTTAACCCTCTGCTTTTACTACGACTTTTACTCCTGCCTCGTCGCCAGCTGGACTTGTCTCTGTACAAGTCACTCCTGTCGTAGTATCTGTCATAGTCCCTCCATTTTCCatcatctctctttttctctctggttCTAGAAAAACACATATGTAGACCATATTTATGAAAAGAGAAACCCCATTCAAAAACAAGTTTGCAAATTAACATACCGTTTTTC harbors:
- the RBM27 gene encoding RNA-binding protein 27 isoform X2 yields the protein MIIENVDALKSWLARLLEPICDADPSALANYVVALVKKDKPEKELKAFCADQLDVFLQKETSGFVDKLFESLYTKSYLPSLEPTKVEAKPASQEKEVVKEEQNFQESVEEERDGRKKKHSSPQRSRGDSSEQRTREKKRDDGKWRDYDRYYDRSDLYRDKSSWRRGRSKSRSKSRGLSRSRSRSRGRSKDRDSSRNVEHRERSKFKSERNDVEGSYNPVSVSQSNSTEQYSSAQSIPSAVTVIAPAHHLENTTESWSNYYNNHSNPSSFGRNPPPKRRCRDYDERGFCVLGDLCQFDHGNDPLVVDEVSLPSMIPFPPPPPGLPPPPGMLLPPMPGPARNMRMPVPQAHPQAPPPVVLPVPRPPLTQSSLINNRDQPGTSAVPSLASVGARLPPPLPQNLLYTVSEHTYEPDGYNPEAPSITSAGRSQYRQFFTRAQTQRPNLIGLTSGEMDTNPRAANIIIQTEPPIPITNNSSNVTRVVLEPDSRKRSPSSMECPPLKKPWLGKQANNNQNKPGFLKKNQYTNTKLEVRKIPPEMNNITQLNEHFSKFGTIVNIQVAFQNDPEAALIQYVTNDEARKAISSTEAVLNNRFIRVLWHRESEQNPPLLQQAQQQSPSQSLHHQLHLQQQALTTPPAVTMHSNMSKAMSKPLASGAYVLNKVPVKRRLGAAGGSQSDISQAGAVGEDSQTFPTSTSHSKTVYSTSNLKTPMKPGAGSKPHDVQEALKKKQEAMKLQQDMRKKKQEMLEKQIECQKMLISKLEKNKAMKPEERAEIMKTLKELAGKISQLKDELKTSSATSTPSKLKSKTEAQKELLDAELDFHKRLSSGEDTTELRKKLNQLQVEAARLGILPVGRGKTMPAQGRGRGRGRGGRGRGMLNHMVVDHRPKALTVGGFVEEEKDELLQHFSKFGDIEDLQEEDSPLSVVLTFKSRSEAENAANQGSRFKDRRLQISWHKPKVPSVSTEIEEEEPKEEETETSDLFLHEDDDDDDEDEDESRSWRR
- the RBM27 gene encoding RNA-binding protein 27 isoform X4; its protein translation is MIIENVDALKSWLARLLEPICDADPSALANYVVALVKKDKPEKELKAFCADQLDVFLQKETSGFVDKLFESLYTKSYLPSLEPTKVEAKPASQEKEVVKEENFQESVEEERDGRKKKHSSPQRSRGDSSEQRTREKKRDDGKWRDYDRYYDRSDLYRDKSSWRRGRSKSRSKSRGLSRSRSRSRGRSKDRDSSRNVEHRERSKFKSERNDVEGSYNPVSVSQSNSTEQYSSAQSIPSAVTVIAPAHHLENTTESWSNYYNNHSNPSSFGRNPPPKRRCRDYDERGFCVLGDLCQFDHGNDPLVVDEVSLPSMIPFPPPPPGLPPPPGMLLPPMPGPARNMRMPVPQAHPQAPPPVVLPVPRPPLTQSSLINNRDQPGTSAVPSLASVGARLPPPLPQNLLYTVSEHTYEPDGYNPEAPSITSAGRSQYRQFFTRAQTQRPNLIGLTSGEMDTNPRAANIIIQTEPPIPITNNSSNVTRVVLEPDSRKRSPSSMECPPLKKPWLGKQANNNQNKPGFLKKNQYTNTKLEVRKIPPEMNNITQLNEHFSKFGTIVNIQVAFQNDPEAALIQYVTNDEARKAISSTEAVLNNRFIRVLWHRESEQNPPLLQQAQQQSPSQSLHHQLHLQQQALTTPPAVTMHSNMSKAMSKPLASGAYVLNKVPVKRRLGAAGGSQSDISQAGAVGEDSQTFPTSTSHSKTVYSTSNLKTPMKPGAGSKPHDVQEALKKKQEAMKLQQDMRKKKQEMLEKQIECQKMLISKLEKNKAMKPEERAEIMKTLKELAGKISQLKDELKTSSATSTPSKLKSKTEAQKELLDAELDFHKRLSSGEDTTELRKKLNQLQVEAARLGILPVGRGKTMPAQGRGRGRGRGGRGRGMLNHMVVDHRPKALTVGGFVEEEKDELLQHFSKFGDIEDLQEEDSPLSVVLTFKSRSEAENAANQGSRFKDRRLQISWHKPKVPSVSTEIEEEEPKEEETETSDLFLHEDDDDDDEDEDESRSWRR
- the RBM27 gene encoding RNA-binding protein 27 isoform X1 codes for the protein MIIENVDALKSWLARLLEPICDADPSALANYVVALVKKDKPEKELKAFCADQLDVFLQKETSGFVDKLFESLYTKSYLPSLEPTKVEAKPASQEKEVVKEEQNFQESVEEERDGRKKKHSSPQRSRGDSSEQRTREKKRDDGKWRDYDRYYDRSDLYRDKSSWRRGRSKSRSKSRGLSRSRSRSRGRSKDRDSSRNVAEHRERSKFKSERNDVEGSYNPVSVSQSNSTEQYSSAQSIPSAVTVIAPAHHLENTTESWSNYYNNHSNPSSFGRNPPPKRRCRDYDERGFCVLGDLCQFDHGNDPLVVDEVSLPSMIPFPPPPPGLPPPPGMLLPPMPGPARNMRMPVPQAHPQAPPPVVLPVPRPPLTQSSLINNRDQPGTSAVPSLASVGARLPPPLPQNLLYTVSEHTYEPDGYNPEAPSITSAGRSQYRQFFTRAQTQRPNLIGLTSGEMDTNPRAANIIIQTEPPIPITNNSSNVTRVVLEPDSRKRSPSSMECPPLKKPWLGKQANNNQNKPGFLKKNQYTNTKLEVRKIPPEMNNITQLNEHFSKFGTIVNIQVAFQNDPEAALIQYVTNDEARKAISSTEAVLNNRFIRVLWHRESEQNPPLLQQAQQQSPSQSLHHQLHLQQQALTTPPAVTMHSNMSKAMSKPLASGAYVLNKVPVKRRLGAAGGSQSDISQAGAVGEDSQTFPTSTSHSKTVYSTSNLKTPMKPGAGSKPHDVQEALKKKQEAMKLQQDMRKKKQEMLEKQIECQKMLISKLEKNKAMKPEERAEIMKTLKELAGKISQLKDELKTSSATSTPSKLKSKTEAQKELLDAELDFHKRLSSGEDTTELRKKLNQLQVEAARLGILPVGRGKTMPAQGRGRGRGRGGRGRGMLNHMVVDHRPKALTVGGFVEEEKDELLQHFSKFGDIEDLQEEDSPLSVVLTFKSRSEAENAANQGSRFKDRRLQISWHKPKVPSVSTEIEEEEPKEEETETSDLFLHEDDDDDDEDEDESRSWRR